In the Lysinibacillus sp. PLM2 genome, one interval contains:
- a CDS encoding MFS transporter, whose amino-acid sequence MFTKGYSIKDSQFWVIVLSLSLASMFTFAVFYSFQPLLPVLTDEFNISVSSASTTMSLTTLSLIIGLIIIGFLSDRNGRVLFIKLSILLSIIPIIFIPFTDSFLVITILRFIQGFTLAGVPAAALAYIGEEIDPKSSNMATAIYISSNPLGGMIGRVVSGYFSEINWQYAFYVLIIFGAIVFLFVLFALPKSKNFIPGNRSFREDLKGFSYHLTNPTLLLMFGLGIVLQITYTGIWTYLPFHLTSPPFGLSLDEISLIYFVYGFGILGAPIASWLSNRFTLENVRTVAILFLIFGVLLTITSSLILVLIGMCILCFGFFTAHSLTASSVSQKATHLKGSASSLYLVSYYIGVASGSTLIGPIWELWSWNGIVSFTTGLPIIYLLFMLLMTKKVATK is encoded by the coding sequence ATGTTCACAAAGGGGTATTCTATAAAAGATAGTCAATTTTGGGTGATTGTGCTGAGCCTGTCTCTTGCATCGATGTTTACATTCGCTGTTTTTTACTCGTTTCAGCCTCTCCTCCCAGTACTAACGGATGAATTCAATATATCCGTTTCATCCGCTAGTACAACAATGTCATTAACAACACTATCTTTAATTATTGGATTAATCATAATAGGGTTTTTATCCGATCGAAATGGACGTGTTTTATTTATAAAACTGTCCATTTTACTTTCAATCATACCAATCATATTTATACCATTTACAGATTCATTCTTAGTTATTACGATATTAAGATTTATACAAGGATTTACGCTTGCTGGGGTTCCAGCTGCTGCATTGGCCTACATTGGAGAAGAAATTGATCCGAAATCAAGTAATATGGCTACAGCTATATATATTTCTAGTAATCCACTTGGCGGTATGATTGGTAGAGTTGTATCGGGTTATTTTTCAGAGATTAATTGGCAATATGCATTTTATGTTCTAATTATATTTGGTGCTATAGTGTTTCTTTTTGTACTCTTTGCTTTACCAAAATCAAAGAATTTTATTCCAGGCAATCGAAGTTTTAGAGAAGATTTAAAAGGTTTTAGCTATCATCTAACGAATCCAACTTTACTACTTATGTTCGGGCTGGGAATTGTTTTACAAATTACTTATACGGGGATTTGGACATACCTCCCCTTCCATTTAACATCGCCGCCATTTGGATTATCCTTAGATGAGATTTCTTTAATTTATTTTGTTTATGGATTTGGTATTCTTGGTGCACCAATTGCAAGTTGGCTATCTAACCGGTTCACATTGGAAAACGTACGGACGGTTGCGATTTTATTTCTTATTTTTGGTGTTTTATTAACAATCACATCTTCTCTTATCCTCGTATTAATTGGAATGTGTATATTATGCTTTGGTTTCTTTACAGCCCATTCATTAACTGCTTCATCAGTTAGTCAAAAGGCTACACATTTAAAAGGAAGTGCTTCAAGCTTATATTTAGTTTCTTATTATATAGGTGTTGCTTCTGGTAGTACGTTAATCGGTCCGATTTGGGAGCTTTGGAGTTGGAATGGGATTGTTTCTTTCACAACTGGATTACCCATTATCTATTTATTGTTCATGCTACTTATGACGAAAAAAGTAGCAACAAAATAA
- a CDS encoding peptidyl-prolyl cis-trans isomerase, with product MYPQLTKEVNQGEVVVEMNTTLGSIKLKLFPEQAPKTVENFLGHAKSGYYNGIIFHRVITDFMIQGGDPTGTGMGGESIWGHSFEDEFSQDLFNLRGALSMANAGPNTNGSQFFIVQMENVPSNMIQQMEQAGYPKEIIEEYARVGGTPWLDYKHTVFGHVLEGMDVVDKIANVEKDMRDKPLEDVKIESITILD from the coding sequence ATGTATCCACAATTAACAAAAGAAGTAAACCAAGGTGAAGTAGTAGTAGAAATGAATACGACATTAGGTTCGATAAAACTAAAGCTATTTCCTGAACAAGCACCAAAAACAGTTGAAAACTTTTTAGGACATGCTAAATCTGGTTACTATAACGGAATTATTTTCCATCGTGTAATTACTGACTTTATGATTCAAGGTGGAGATCCAACTGGTACAGGTATGGGTGGAGAATCAATTTGGGGACATTCTTTTGAAGACGAGTTCAGTCAAGATTTGTTTAATTTGCGCGGCGCATTGTCAATGGCGAACGCTGGACCAAATACTAATGGTTCACAATTCTTCATCGTTCAAATGGAAAATGTTCCAAGCAATATGATTCAACAAATGGAACAAGCAGGGTACCCGAAAGAAATTATTGAAGAGTATGCTCGCGTTGGTGGTACTCCTTGGTTAGATTATAAACATACTGTATTCGGTCATGTACTTGAAGGTATGGACGTTGTTGACAAAATTGCGAACGTTGAGAAAGATATGCGCGATAAACCACTAGAAGATGTTAAAATAGAGTCGATTACAATACTCGACTAA